A single region of the Lotus japonicus ecotype B-129 chromosome 4, LjGifu_v1.2 genome encodes:
- the LOC130711806 gene encoding alternative NAD(P)H-ubiquinone oxidoreductase C1, chloroplastic/mitochondrial isoform X1, with protein sequence MWKQNNHIFSVSQITMSHIALTASATATVLAFHRTKPWTALSPSRWSNRGINPSIFASSPGKRLQLRFSATGEIGGNGAGAAELSESEKARANIFVWPDNKRPRVCILGGGFGGLYTALRLESLEWPEDKKPQIALVDQSERFVFKPMLYELLSGEVDEWEIAPRFSDLLANTSVRFLKDRVKLLHPSDHGGMNGSKASTSGGTVHLESGLHIEYDWLVLALGAEAKLDVVPGAAEFAIPFSTLEDARKVNNRLTTLERKTFGKDLQVSVAIVGCGYSGVELAATVAERLQNRGIVRAINVDTMICPSAPPGNREAAMKVLSSRKVELLLGYFVRGIRRVSESESSDTLTKVDENSIGTVHDSEKYILDLQPAERGAQSKIIEADLVLWTVGSKPPLPQLESSDVSFVIPLNARGQTETDETLRVKGHPRIFALGDSSALRDSNGRILPATAQVAFQQADFTGWNLWAAINGRPLLPFRFQNLGEMMTLGRNDAAISPSFFEGLTLEGPIGHTGRLVSFYIIHFIMLGHTARKIAYLIRLPTDEHKLKVGISWFTKSAIDSVASLQGTLSKVLSGS encoded by the exons ATGTGGAAGCAGAACAACCATATCT TTTCTGTCTCTCAGATTACAATGTCACACATTGCTTTAACCGCATCAGCCACAGCCACCGTCTTGGCGTTTCACCGGACGAAACCATGGACCGCGCTATCCCCGAGTCGCTGGAGCAATAGAGGAATCAATCCGTCAATATTCGCAAGCTCTCCCGGGAAACGGTTGCAATTGCGGTTTTCCGCTACGGGGGAAATTGGCGGCAATGGAGCTGGCGCGGCGGAGTTATCGGAATCGGAAAAGGCGCGCGCGAATATTTTTGTGTGGCCTGATAACAAG AGGCCTAGAGTGTGCATATTGGGTGGTGGATTTGGTGGTTTATATACTGCTTTAAGGTTGGAATCACTTGAATGGCCTGAAGATAAAAAACCACAG ATTGCTCTTGTGGACCAGTCTGAACGCTTTGTTTTCAAGCCAATGTTGTATGAGCTGCTATCTGGTG AAGTAGATGAATGGGAGATAGCTCCGCGTTTCTCAGATTTGCTGGCAAACACTAGTGTGCGGTTTTTGAAAGACAGAGTAAAACTTTTGCATCCCTCTGATCATGGGGGAATGAATGGATCCAAAGCATCTACTAGCGGAGGAACCGTTCATCTTGAAAGTGGCCTTCATATAGAATATGACTG GCTGGTTCTTGCATTGGGAGCTGAAGCTAAACTGGATGTTGTACCAGGAGCAGCAGAGTTTGCAATTCCTTTCTCAACTCTAGAGGATGCGCGC AAAGTtaacaatagattaacaacccTAGAGAGAAAGACCTTTGGTAAGGACCTCCAAGTTAGTGTGGCCATTGTTGGTTGTGGTTATTCTGGAGTTGAATTAGCTGCAACAGTGGCAGAGCGATTGCAGAATAGAGGAATTGTGAGAGCAATTAATGTTGACACAATGATCTGCCCAAGTGCCCCCCCTGGCAATAGGGAAGCTGCAATGAAG GTTCTATCCTCTAGAAAGGTTGAACTTTTATTGGGTTATTTTGTTCGCGGAATTCGGAGGGTCAGTGAATCCGAGTCTTCAGATACCCTGACAAAGGTAGATGAAAATAGCATTGGCACAGTGCATGATTCTGAGAAATATATATTGGACCTGCAACCTGCTGAAAGGGGAGCGCAAAGTAAAATCATTGAAGCAGATCTGGTACTGTGGACTGTTGGATCCAAACCTCCTCTTCCTCAACTAGAATCATCAGATGTATCATTTGTCATTCCACTTAATGCCAGGGGACAAACTGAAACAGATGAAACTCTCCGTGTTAAGGGTCATCCACGGATATTTGCTCTTGGTGACTCTTCTGCGTTAAGGGATTCAAATGGAAGGATCCTTCCAGCCACTGCACAG GTTGCGTTTCAGCAAGCAGACTTTACTGGCTGGAATTTATGGGCTGCTATCAATGGGCGTCCGCTTTTGCCATTTAG GTTTCAAAATCTTGGTGAGATGATGACCCTGGGAAGAAATGATGCTGCCATTTCTCCAAGTTTTTTTGAGGGGCTAACCTTGGAAGGCCCTATTGGTCATACTGGTAGGTTGGTCTCATTCTATATTATTCATTTCATTATGCTCGGTCATACTG CGAGGAAGATAGCTTATTTGATCAGGCTACCAACAGATGAACATAAGCTTAAAGTGGGAATCAGCTGGTTTACAAAGTCTGCTATTGATTCAGTGGCATCGCTACAAGGTACCTTATCCAAGGTCCTTTCGGGCTCATAG
- the LOC130711806 gene encoding alternative NAD(P)H-ubiquinone oxidoreductase C1, chloroplastic/mitochondrial isoform X4 → MWKQNNHIFSVSQITMSHIALTASATATVLAFHRTKPWTALSPSRWSNRGINPSIFASSPGKRLQLRFSATGEIGGNGAGAAELSESEKARANIFVWPDNKRPRVCILGGGFGGLYTALRLESLEWPEDKKPQIALVDQSERFVFKPMLYELLSGEVDEWEIAPRFSDLLANTSVRFLKDRVKLLHPSDHGGMNGSKASTSGGTVHLESGLHIEYDWLVLALGAEAKLDVVPGAAEFAIPFSTLEDARKVNNRLTTLERKTFGKDLQVSVAIVGCGYSGVELAATVAERLQNRGIVRAINVDTMICPSAPPGNREAAMKVLSSRKVELLLGYFVRGIRRVSESESSDTLTKVDENSIGTVHDSEKYILDLQPAERGAQSKIIEADLVLWTVGSKPPLPQLESSDVSFVIPLNARGQTETDETLRVKGHPRIFALGDSSALRDSNGRILPATAQVAFQQADFTGWNLWAAINGRPLLPFRFQNLGEMMTLGRNDAAISPSFFEGLTLEGPIGHTGSEEDSLFDQATNR, encoded by the exons ATGTGGAAGCAGAACAACCATATCT TTTCTGTCTCTCAGATTACAATGTCACACATTGCTTTAACCGCATCAGCCACAGCCACCGTCTTGGCGTTTCACCGGACGAAACCATGGACCGCGCTATCCCCGAGTCGCTGGAGCAATAGAGGAATCAATCCGTCAATATTCGCAAGCTCTCCCGGGAAACGGTTGCAATTGCGGTTTTCCGCTACGGGGGAAATTGGCGGCAATGGAGCTGGCGCGGCGGAGTTATCGGAATCGGAAAAGGCGCGCGCGAATATTTTTGTGTGGCCTGATAACAAG AGGCCTAGAGTGTGCATATTGGGTGGTGGATTTGGTGGTTTATATACTGCTTTAAGGTTGGAATCACTTGAATGGCCTGAAGATAAAAAACCACAG ATTGCTCTTGTGGACCAGTCTGAACGCTTTGTTTTCAAGCCAATGTTGTATGAGCTGCTATCTGGTG AAGTAGATGAATGGGAGATAGCTCCGCGTTTCTCAGATTTGCTGGCAAACACTAGTGTGCGGTTTTTGAAAGACAGAGTAAAACTTTTGCATCCCTCTGATCATGGGGGAATGAATGGATCCAAAGCATCTACTAGCGGAGGAACCGTTCATCTTGAAAGTGGCCTTCATATAGAATATGACTG GCTGGTTCTTGCATTGGGAGCTGAAGCTAAACTGGATGTTGTACCAGGAGCAGCAGAGTTTGCAATTCCTTTCTCAACTCTAGAGGATGCGCGC AAAGTtaacaatagattaacaacccTAGAGAGAAAGACCTTTGGTAAGGACCTCCAAGTTAGTGTGGCCATTGTTGGTTGTGGTTATTCTGGAGTTGAATTAGCTGCAACAGTGGCAGAGCGATTGCAGAATAGAGGAATTGTGAGAGCAATTAATGTTGACACAATGATCTGCCCAAGTGCCCCCCCTGGCAATAGGGAAGCTGCAATGAAG GTTCTATCCTCTAGAAAGGTTGAACTTTTATTGGGTTATTTTGTTCGCGGAATTCGGAGGGTCAGTGAATCCGAGTCTTCAGATACCCTGACAAAGGTAGATGAAAATAGCATTGGCACAGTGCATGATTCTGAGAAATATATATTGGACCTGCAACCTGCTGAAAGGGGAGCGCAAAGTAAAATCATTGAAGCAGATCTGGTACTGTGGACTGTTGGATCCAAACCTCCTCTTCCTCAACTAGAATCATCAGATGTATCATTTGTCATTCCACTTAATGCCAGGGGACAAACTGAAACAGATGAAACTCTCCGTGTTAAGGGTCATCCACGGATATTTGCTCTTGGTGACTCTTCTGCGTTAAGGGATTCAAATGGAAGGATCCTTCCAGCCACTGCACAG GTTGCGTTTCAGCAAGCAGACTTTACTGGCTGGAATTTATGGGCTGCTATCAATGGGCGTCCGCTTTTGCCATTTAG GTTTCAAAATCTTGGTGAGATGATGACCCTGGGAAGAAATGATGCTGCCATTTCTCCAAGTTTTTTTGAGGGGCTAACCTTGGAAGGCCCTATTGGTCATACTGGTAG CGAGGAAGATAGCTTATTTGATCAGGCTACCAACAGATGA
- the LOC130711806 gene encoding alternative NAD(P)H-ubiquinone oxidoreductase C1, chloroplastic/mitochondrial isoform X3, with protein sequence MWKQNNHIFSVSQITMSHIALTASATATVLAFHRTKPWTALSPSRWSNRGINPSIFASSPGKRLQLRFSATGEIGGNGAGAAELSESEKARANIFVWPDNKRPRVCILGGGFGGLYTALRLESLEWPEDKKPQIALVDQSERFVFKPMLYELLSGEVDEWEIAPRFSDLLANTSVRFLKDRVKLLHPSDHGGMNGSKASTSGGTVHLESGLHIEYDWLVLALGAEAKLDVVPGAAEFAIPFSTLEDARKVNNRLTTLERKTFGKDLQVSVAIVGCGYSGVELAATVAERLQNRGIVRAINVDTMICPSAPPGNREAAMKVLSSRKVELLLGYFVRGIRRVSESESSDTLTKVDENSIGTVHDSEKYILDLQPAERGAQSKIIEADLVLWTVGSKPPLPQLESSDVSFVIPLNARGQTETDETLRVKGHPRIFALGDSSALRDSNGRILPATAQVAFQQADFTGWNLWAAINGRPLLPFRFQNLGEMMTLGRNDAAISPSFFEGLTLEGPIGHTARKIAYLIRLPTDEHKLKVGISWFTKSAIDSVASLQGTLSKVLSGS encoded by the exons ATGTGGAAGCAGAACAACCATATCT TTTCTGTCTCTCAGATTACAATGTCACACATTGCTTTAACCGCATCAGCCACAGCCACCGTCTTGGCGTTTCACCGGACGAAACCATGGACCGCGCTATCCCCGAGTCGCTGGAGCAATAGAGGAATCAATCCGTCAATATTCGCAAGCTCTCCCGGGAAACGGTTGCAATTGCGGTTTTCCGCTACGGGGGAAATTGGCGGCAATGGAGCTGGCGCGGCGGAGTTATCGGAATCGGAAAAGGCGCGCGCGAATATTTTTGTGTGGCCTGATAACAAG AGGCCTAGAGTGTGCATATTGGGTGGTGGATTTGGTGGTTTATATACTGCTTTAAGGTTGGAATCACTTGAATGGCCTGAAGATAAAAAACCACAG ATTGCTCTTGTGGACCAGTCTGAACGCTTTGTTTTCAAGCCAATGTTGTATGAGCTGCTATCTGGTG AAGTAGATGAATGGGAGATAGCTCCGCGTTTCTCAGATTTGCTGGCAAACACTAGTGTGCGGTTTTTGAAAGACAGAGTAAAACTTTTGCATCCCTCTGATCATGGGGGAATGAATGGATCCAAAGCATCTACTAGCGGAGGAACCGTTCATCTTGAAAGTGGCCTTCATATAGAATATGACTG GCTGGTTCTTGCATTGGGAGCTGAAGCTAAACTGGATGTTGTACCAGGAGCAGCAGAGTTTGCAATTCCTTTCTCAACTCTAGAGGATGCGCGC AAAGTtaacaatagattaacaacccTAGAGAGAAAGACCTTTGGTAAGGACCTCCAAGTTAGTGTGGCCATTGTTGGTTGTGGTTATTCTGGAGTTGAATTAGCTGCAACAGTGGCAGAGCGATTGCAGAATAGAGGAATTGTGAGAGCAATTAATGTTGACACAATGATCTGCCCAAGTGCCCCCCCTGGCAATAGGGAAGCTGCAATGAAG GTTCTATCCTCTAGAAAGGTTGAACTTTTATTGGGTTATTTTGTTCGCGGAATTCGGAGGGTCAGTGAATCCGAGTCTTCAGATACCCTGACAAAGGTAGATGAAAATAGCATTGGCACAGTGCATGATTCTGAGAAATATATATTGGACCTGCAACCTGCTGAAAGGGGAGCGCAAAGTAAAATCATTGAAGCAGATCTGGTACTGTGGACTGTTGGATCCAAACCTCCTCTTCCTCAACTAGAATCATCAGATGTATCATTTGTCATTCCACTTAATGCCAGGGGACAAACTGAAACAGATGAAACTCTCCGTGTTAAGGGTCATCCACGGATATTTGCTCTTGGTGACTCTTCTGCGTTAAGGGATTCAAATGGAAGGATCCTTCCAGCCACTGCACAG GTTGCGTTTCAGCAAGCAGACTTTACTGGCTGGAATTTATGGGCTGCTATCAATGGGCGTCCGCTTTTGCCATTTAG GTTTCAAAATCTTGGTGAGATGATGACCCTGGGAAGAAATGATGCTGCCATTTCTCCAAGTTTTTTTGAGGGGCTAACCTTGGAAGGCCCTATTGGTCATACTG CGAGGAAGATAGCTTATTTGATCAGGCTACCAACAGATGAACATAAGCTTAAAGTGGGAATCAGCTGGTTTACAAAGTCTGCTATTGATTCAGTGGCATCGCTACAAGGTACCTTATCCAAGGTCCTTTCGGGCTCATAG
- the LOC130711806 gene encoding alternative NAD(P)H-ubiquinone oxidoreductase C1, chloroplastic/mitochondrial isoform X2 yields MSHIALTASATATVLAFHRTKPWTALSPSRWSNRGINPSIFASSPGKRLQLRFSATGEIGGNGAGAAELSESEKARANIFVWPDNKRPRVCILGGGFGGLYTALRLESLEWPEDKKPQIALVDQSERFVFKPMLYELLSGEVDEWEIAPRFSDLLANTSVRFLKDRVKLLHPSDHGGMNGSKASTSGGTVHLESGLHIEYDWLVLALGAEAKLDVVPGAAEFAIPFSTLEDARKVNNRLTTLERKTFGKDLQVSVAIVGCGYSGVELAATVAERLQNRGIVRAINVDTMICPSAPPGNREAAMKVLSSRKVELLLGYFVRGIRRVSESESSDTLTKVDENSIGTVHDSEKYILDLQPAERGAQSKIIEADLVLWTVGSKPPLPQLESSDVSFVIPLNARGQTETDETLRVKGHPRIFALGDSSALRDSNGRILPATAQVAFQQADFTGWNLWAAINGRPLLPFRFQNLGEMMTLGRNDAAISPSFFEGLTLEGPIGHTGRLVSFYIIHFIMLGHTARKIAYLIRLPTDEHKLKVGISWFTKSAIDSVASLQGTLSKVLSGS; encoded by the exons ATGTCACACATTGCTTTAACCGCATCAGCCACAGCCACCGTCTTGGCGTTTCACCGGACGAAACCATGGACCGCGCTATCCCCGAGTCGCTGGAGCAATAGAGGAATCAATCCGTCAATATTCGCAAGCTCTCCCGGGAAACGGTTGCAATTGCGGTTTTCCGCTACGGGGGAAATTGGCGGCAATGGAGCTGGCGCGGCGGAGTTATCGGAATCGGAAAAGGCGCGCGCGAATATTTTTGTGTGGCCTGATAACAAG AGGCCTAGAGTGTGCATATTGGGTGGTGGATTTGGTGGTTTATATACTGCTTTAAGGTTGGAATCACTTGAATGGCCTGAAGATAAAAAACCACAG ATTGCTCTTGTGGACCAGTCTGAACGCTTTGTTTTCAAGCCAATGTTGTATGAGCTGCTATCTGGTG AAGTAGATGAATGGGAGATAGCTCCGCGTTTCTCAGATTTGCTGGCAAACACTAGTGTGCGGTTTTTGAAAGACAGAGTAAAACTTTTGCATCCCTCTGATCATGGGGGAATGAATGGATCCAAAGCATCTACTAGCGGAGGAACCGTTCATCTTGAAAGTGGCCTTCATATAGAATATGACTG GCTGGTTCTTGCATTGGGAGCTGAAGCTAAACTGGATGTTGTACCAGGAGCAGCAGAGTTTGCAATTCCTTTCTCAACTCTAGAGGATGCGCGC AAAGTtaacaatagattaacaacccTAGAGAGAAAGACCTTTGGTAAGGACCTCCAAGTTAGTGTGGCCATTGTTGGTTGTGGTTATTCTGGAGTTGAATTAGCTGCAACAGTGGCAGAGCGATTGCAGAATAGAGGAATTGTGAGAGCAATTAATGTTGACACAATGATCTGCCCAAGTGCCCCCCCTGGCAATAGGGAAGCTGCAATGAAG GTTCTATCCTCTAGAAAGGTTGAACTTTTATTGGGTTATTTTGTTCGCGGAATTCGGAGGGTCAGTGAATCCGAGTCTTCAGATACCCTGACAAAGGTAGATGAAAATAGCATTGGCACAGTGCATGATTCTGAGAAATATATATTGGACCTGCAACCTGCTGAAAGGGGAGCGCAAAGTAAAATCATTGAAGCAGATCTGGTACTGTGGACTGTTGGATCCAAACCTCCTCTTCCTCAACTAGAATCATCAGATGTATCATTTGTCATTCCACTTAATGCCAGGGGACAAACTGAAACAGATGAAACTCTCCGTGTTAAGGGTCATCCACGGATATTTGCTCTTGGTGACTCTTCTGCGTTAAGGGATTCAAATGGAAGGATCCTTCCAGCCACTGCACAG GTTGCGTTTCAGCAAGCAGACTTTACTGGCTGGAATTTATGGGCTGCTATCAATGGGCGTCCGCTTTTGCCATTTAG GTTTCAAAATCTTGGTGAGATGATGACCCTGGGAAGAAATGATGCTGCCATTTCTCCAAGTTTTTTTGAGGGGCTAACCTTGGAAGGCCCTATTGGTCATACTGGTAGGTTGGTCTCATTCTATATTATTCATTTCATTATGCTCGGTCATACTG CGAGGAAGATAGCTTATTTGATCAGGCTACCAACAGATGAACATAAGCTTAAAGTGGGAATCAGCTGGTTTACAAAGTCTGCTATTGATTCAGTGGCATCGCTACAAGGTACCTTATCCAAGGTCCTTTCGGGCTCATAG
- the LOC130713419 gene encoding leucine aminopeptidase 3, chloroplastic-like → MLNVNYGSRTNQIRVSCALLSPVLYKFSPSQAYQPHSFTNKAVHKSTSTTTETPNLSFVAKDLDVAKWKGDLLAVAVTENDVARNSDSPFENHILNSLDSKLNGLLAEASSEEDFTGKSGQSTVLRNAAGLGSKRLALVGLGKSASGSAPFKSLDRAVAAAAKSAQAAHVAVVLASSQGFSA, encoded by the coding sequence ATGCTCAATGTCAATTACGGGTCTCGCACAAATCAAATCAGAGTTTCTTGTGCTCTCTTATCTCCTGTTTTGTATAAATTCAGTCCAAGTCAAGCGTATCAACCACACTCATTCACAAACAAAGCAGTTCACAAATCGACTTCCACCACCACTGAAACCCCCAACCTCTCCTTCGTCGCGAAGGACCTCGACGTCGCTAAATGGAAGGGCGACCTTCTTGCCGTCGCCGTCACGGAGAACGACGTCGCCAGAAACAGCGACTCGCCATTCGAGAACCACATCCTCAACTCGCTCGACTCCAAACTGAACGGTCTCTTGGCTGAAGCCTCTTCCGAAGAGGATTTCACCGGAAAATCCGGCCAGTCCACGGTTCTCAGAAACGCCGCCGGGCTTGGATCTAAGAGACTAGCCTTGGTTGGTCTCGGCAAGTCCGCTTCTGGTTCTGCTCCGTTTAAAAGCCTCGACCGGGCAGTTGCCGCCGCTGCTAAGTCCGCTCAGGCCGCACATGTCGCTGTTGTTCTCGCCTCTTCTCAAGGATTCTCTGCTTAG